AAAAATCCATAAATGATGTGGGTCCAGTAAGTTTTGCGTATCAGAGATAGTTTAAATCCTAGCGCTCACTAGACCCACTCATTTTGGAAATATATTGCTATGCCACTAAAAGCTCCTCAGCCAGCGCATAGTCTAGGCCCTGAGCCATTGCAACTGGCTTTGATGTCAACACCCCTTTGTGCACATTCAAACCATTGCGCAGGTGATGATCAATTGAGAGTGCCTTCATCACCCCCCGGTTTGCCAAAGCCTCAACAAACGGATAAGTTGCATTGGTTAAGGCAAAGGTAGATGTTCTCGCAACTGCTCCAGGCATATTGGCTACGCAATAATGCAGTACGCCATCTACTAAAAAGGTTGGATCAGCATGCGTAGTAGGCTTGGATGTTTCAAAACAACCGCCTTGATCAATGGCAACATCCACCACAACCGAACCAGGCTTCATTGTTTTAATCATTTCACGCGTCACCAACTTTGGAGCTGCTGCCCCAGGTAGCAAAACTGCTCCAATCACGACATCCGCTTCACACACTTCTTGCTCAATCAACAAGCTGTCAGAATAAAAAGTTCTGACGCGATTGCCATAGAACATATCGATCTGACGCAAGCGATCAATATCACGATCAAAGATGCAAACATCAGCCCCCATACCGACCGCCATTTGCAAAGCGTTACGGCCCACGACGCCACCGCCCAGAATGACAATCTTGGCCGGTGATACGCCAGGTACACCCGCCATCAACACACCTAAGCCACCATTGGTTTTTTCTAAATGCGATGCAGCTGCCTGGATGGACATGCGACCCGCTACTTCACTCATGGGCGCCAAAAGAGGGAGAGCGCCATTCATAGCAGTCACTGTTTCATAAGCAATGCAGGTAGCGCCTGATTGCAACAAAGCTTTTGTCTGCCTCGGATCTGGGGCTAAGTGCAAATAGGTAAACAGAATTTGGTCCTCGCGCAACATAGCGCACTCTTGCGCCTGAGGCTCTTTGACTTTCACAATCATCTCGGCCCTATGAAATACTTCAGCCGCACTATTGACCAGGCTAGCACCAGCAAGTCGATAAGACTCATCCGTTAAGCCGATTTGCTCACCCGCTCCTCTCTGGATCAGGACAGAATGTCCCTGCTTACAAAGTCCGCTGACATTACCTGGGGTTAATCCCACCCGAAACTCATTATTTTTTACTTCTTGAGGTACGCCAATAATCATTACCTTCTCCTATTATTTAAAGTCACGCTGGTTTGCTGTTTTGCGATGTAACCCCACGACATAGAACATTGCGAGATACACGCCCAATAAACACGGCCCCACTATGAGTGCGATCCGTGCATCCTCATGAAAGCCCATTAGCACCACAACCAAAGCAATGAATGCCAAAGCAAACCATGAGGAATAAGGCCACCAGGGAGCGCGATACCCTAATTCCGCCACTTGGGATTTAGAGAGCGAGCGACGGAATTTGATCTGTGTAAACAAGATCGCGATCCAAACCATTAAGCCAATAAAGGTCACTGCAGCCATCATGTATTGAAAGGCTTTGTCAGGCACAAAGTAGTTCAGTACTACGCCCGACATACAGACCCCAACCGTAGTCATCACTGCACGATGAGGAACGCCATACCTAGAAAGCTTTGAAAAAGATCTAGGAGCGTAGCCGTTAGACGATAAGGAGTACAACAAGCGTCCACCGCTAAAGATACCTGCATTACAAGAAGAGAGTGCTGCAGTGATCACGACAAAGTTAATTAAGCCAGCTGCCTCTCGCAAGCCCAGCCTCTCAAACATCACCACAAATGGACTGCCTTGCTGCCCAACTTGATTCCAAGGAAAGATTGCCAAAATAACCAGGATGGCGCCCATGTAAAAAATCAGAATGCGCCAAGCCAAAGAATCAATGGCCATCGGAATGGTTTTTTGTGGGTTCTCAGCCTCGCCCGCAGAAAGACCAATCATTTCTATACCAACATAAGCAAACAAGACCATTTGCAATGAGAGCAACATTCCACTAATGCCATTTGGAAAGAAGCCACCGTGCTGCCATAAATTACTGAGGCCAATGGGCTGCCAATCATTCGTAAAACCAAACAAGATAACCGAACCTCCCAGTGCAATCATGGCGACAATCGCCACCACTTTGATCAGGGCAAACCAAAACTCAAACTCCCCAAATACCTTTACGGCAATCAGATTGATTAAGCCCATCATCACAATGGAGGACAGTGCCCAAATCCACTGCGGCGTTTCAGGAAACCAAATGCCCATATAGATGCCAACCGCTGTAACTTCAGCAATGCCAACCACAATCCAATAAGTCCAGTATCCCCAGCCCACCATATACCCCGCCAGTGGACCCACATAGGTATTGGCGTAGGCCGCGAAAGAACCGGCTACAGGTTCATGCACCGCCATCTCACCAAGCGTCCGCAGAACAATGAAAGCAACAATGCCTGCCAGCAAATAACCCAGAAGAATGGATGGGCCCGCTATTTGAATTGCGCTTGCTGACCCTAGAAATAATCCAACGCCGATCGTTGAGCCTAAGGCCATCAAACGAATATGCCGTACTTTGAGGTGACGTTTTAAGCCATTGTGTTCAGTCTGCAAGAGAGACCTCCTTTCGATTTGTCGTTGGCGATTTACCAACGGAGCAAAGTCTAGGGAGGACTGGTGATCAGCACTAGGGGAGAAAAATTACTAAAGTGACTAATTAAATAAATCTATTTAGACAAATATTGAAATGCCTTTGAAATCAACGCAGGGATTGAAATAAATTATTTCTGATTGCAAAAGAATCAGTAATTTCCTACAGGGAATCCCCTTAAGGATTTACAGCAATGTTTGAGAAAAACTTACTGTGCAGAGATGAGATTCAGAATTTCTGCGGCAGCTGCAAGCCCACAAGCAGCCGTTACCATCACGGTAGAGCCATAGCCCGAGCAGGCCAGACCTCCGCTGGAAGCCCCCGCTCGTGGTTCATGCGAGTAGATCGCACGAATGCCAATTTTTTTCTTCAGATTTCTGGAGAACCCATGATCTTGTCTGAGTCCTTGGCGAACCTTAGCCAATAAAGCATCTTGTTCAGTACGAGAAAGATCTTCGCAGCGCACCGATGTGGGATCTGACTTCCCTCCAGCGGCGCCACACATAACTAAAGCACGATTATTTTTCACGGCCCACACTGATAAAGCAATTTTGGTTTGTACTGAATCGGTCGCGTCTAATACCAATGCATTTTCTGGAATAAGTCGATCTAAGTTTTCTGGCTCCAAAAATTCATCACAAGCAGTCAAATTGATCTCTGGATTAATTTGCAGAATGCGCTCCTTCATCGCCTCGACTTTTGCTTTGCCGAACTGCCCTTCTATGGCGTGCAGCTGTCGATTGGTATTGCTTTCGGAGATATGATCAAAATCAATGATGACAAGGTGCCCGACACCCGTACGAGCTAAGGCCTCTGCCGCCCAGGACCCAACACCCCCTAGACCAGCCACCACTACCGTTGCATTCAGAAAGCGCTCGCGCAGTTCTGGCCCATAGAGTCGTGAGACCCCGCCAAAACGACGATTTTCTAAGCTGCCTTCTACCTTGTCTTCTGCCATAGCTTCTCTTTATACTGAATAAATGGACTCCATTGCACAACTTCGCAAAAACTATACCTTTGGTCAGCTCTCAGAGACCGAGGTTCCCCAAGACCCGCTCCAGCTTTTCAAGCTTTGGTTTGATCAGGCGGTGAAAGCAGAATGTCCTGAACCCAACTCCATGACCTTGGCAACGGCTAACCAAGCTGGCAATCCATCAGCCCGTATTGTCTTACTAAAAGGCGCAGACCAAAACGGCTTCACCTTTTTTACTAACTACGAGAGTCAAAAAGGCAAAGACTTGGCCATCCGCCCTCAAGCAGCCCTCCTCTTCCATTGGCATGAATTAGAGCGCCAGGTACGTATTCAGGGTGCTGTTGAGCGGGTTAGCGCAGCCGAAAGCGATGAGTATTTCCATTCTCGCCCAGCCCCCTCCAGAATTGGTGCCTGGGCCTCGCCTCAGAGCACTGCCATCCCAAACCGTGAATTCTTAGAAGAAGCGGAAAAACGTTTTAAGACAGAGTTTGGTGATACACCCCCACGCCCAGAGAATTGGGGTGGTTACCGCTTACGCCCTACTGAAATTGAATTCTGGCAGGGACGCCCATCTAGATTGCATGACCGCATGCACTACAAACTAGAAGGTGCCAACTGGCGAGTAAATCGCCTAGCACCCTAGAGACTGTTAACCCTCAGGAATATTGTGGCGCTATGAGCGATTTAAATTTCGCTCTAAATTTAGCCAGCTTAGGCGCAACTACCGCCATGCAATATCCTTGGTTAGGGTGCTGCTGAAAATAATTCTGGTGATAGTCTTCTGCAGGATAAATGGTTGGCGCAGAATCGATCTGCGTCACCACTGGATTAGCATAAATTTTTGAATCCTCAAGTTCTTGCACAACCTCGTGCGCAATCTTGAACTGCCCTTCACTATGCGTAAAAATCACCGAGCGATATTGCGTGCCATGATCATTGCCTTGATAGTTCAAGGTAGTCGGATCATGAATCACGAAAAAGATTTCTAATAAATCCCTAAATGAAACAATTTGCGGATCAAACAAGATGTCGACAATTTCGGCATGGCCAGATACACCCGTGCAAACAGCCTCATACGTCGGATTAGGTCTAGCGCCACCGGCATAGCCAGAAACCACCGACCGAACTCCAGAAATTTGCTGGTAAACCGCTTCCAAACACCAAAAACAGCCCCCACCCAAGGTGGCACGCTCTAAAAGAGGTTCTTTTTTATCTAAATTTGTTTCCATGGCTTTATCCTAATGCCTTATTCCAATACCTGCCAACTATTAATAGACTATGAATCGCTTCACTATCCAGCTCGATGAAATGAGAGCAGCCTACGCTGCAGAACCAAACCCCACCCTCGAAGTGAGACTGGATCGAATTGCTCGCATTGAAAAAATGATTGAGGCAAATGAAGAAAAAATCTGCAAAGCCCTCGAGGCTGACTTTGGGGTGCGCCACCCAGTAGAAACGAGACTTGCTGAATGCCAGATGATTTATCAGGCTTGCAAGTACACCCGCAAGCATCTCAAAGAATGGTTGAAGCCTGAGCAAAGAGAAGTTCCAACACACATGGGCGCCTCGCAGGCTTGGGTTCAAAGTCAATCACTAGGCGTAGTTGGCATTCTGAGTCCCTGGAACTATCCGGTTCAATTGGCCCTCATTCCAGCAATCGCTGCTTTTGCTGCTGGTAATCGCGTTTGGCTCAAGCCATCTGAGCGCAGCTCACGCACCTCAGGTTTTGTTGCCAGCCTCATTCAAGAATATTTCCACCCTAGCGAGTTCTGTGTCACTACTGGCGGCCCAGAAGTAGCCGAGCAATTTTCAGCGCTACCTTTTAATCATCTTTTCTTCACTGGCTCAGGAACTATTGGCAAAAAAGTGATGCGTGCTGCTGCAGAGAATCTCACGCCAGTCACCCTAGAGCTTGGGGGCACAACACCCGTCATCATTGATAAGAGCGCCAAACTCAAAGATGCTGCTGCCTCTATTGCTTATGGAAAATTACTGAATGGTGGTCAAACCTGTATTGCCCCTGACTATGTTTTGCTAGAACCAAGCATTCAAGAAGAATTTATTCAAGAATTACAAACTGCAGCTCAAACCCAATTTAGCAACCCTGAAGAACTGACGGGCCCTATTGATGAGCGCCAACTGGAATACTGGCAGCATCTAGTCAGTGATGCTCTAGACCGTGGTGCAAAAGTGATTCCTTTGCTCAACAACCCTTGTGCTGGCGCAAGACCGTTTGAACCTATCGCACTGATCAATGTTCCGCCGGAAGCCCGAATTCTTCATGAAGAAATCTTTGGACCAATACTGCCGATCGTGACTGTTGCAGATACCTCGGCAGCGATTGCTTATGTCAACAACAAACCCAATCCCTTGGCTCTATATTGGTTTGGCAAAGACAAAAAGAATATGAAGCGTGTTTTAAATGAAACATGCTCTGGTGGCGTCACTATAAATGACGCGCTTCTACATATCACCATTGAAGATCTTCCTTTTGGTGGAGTGGGTGCGAGTGGCATGGGAAGTTATCACGGCAAAGCAGGCTTTAATACCTTCAGTCATCAAAAGTCGATCCTGGAAGTGCGCGGCTTCTTTGGTTTAAACCTTTTCAAGGGAACTAAAACAGCGCGCCCTCCATATGGAAAAATGACTGAGTGGCTTTTGCGTTATCTCAAATAGAGAGTCAAACAAGCAATACTTCTATTACTAAGCTCAGAAGATGAAGCTTTAAACCTCTATTTCTGAATTAAGTCGGGAAAACCCTTGTAATCGAGTGCTGAAAATGCCATAATAGGAGGCTTTTTTAAAGCAATTTGATTCATCGCCCCCCAGCTCTATTTCAGCGATTAGTTTAGAAGTCATAAACACAACAACGCTGCCGCTTGTCTGATGGTCGATGCCTTTGACCATCGCACCCTATAAAAAACAATGGGTGCAACATACGGAGACATCCCTTAAAGGGGATGTGTAATAGCATGACTTTTTCTAAAGAAACTAATCACGAGTCGAAAGACTCAAAGAGCACTGGAACTGAGTTCCAGAATTTTGCCCTAGCGGCATCACTCCTTAAAAACGTTGCTGAACTGGGTTATACCCAAGCCACATCCGTGCAAGCTCAGGTTATTCCTGCGGCTTTAGCTGGTGGTGACTTATTGGTCAGCAGCCAAACCGGTAGCGGTAAAACCGCAGCCTTTTTATTGCCTTTGATTAATCAACTCATCGAAGACAACCCGAACAACTCACCTGTACCAGGTCGCGCACAACCTAAAGTGTTAGTGCTCTGCCCTACTCGTGAATTGGCTCAGCAGGTTTCTGCTGATGCAGTGAACTTAGTTCGTGGCATGAAAGGTATCCGTATCGCAACTGTGATGGGTGGCATGCCTTACGGAAAGCAGATCCAGGCATTGAAAGGTGCGTTGTTAGTTGTTGCAACTCCAGGTCGTTTGCTCGACTTGTGCGATAGCAAAGCAATTCGCTTAGATGATGTTAAACAACTCGTAATCGACGAAGCTGATCGCATGCTTGACATGGGATTTGCTGATGACCTTGAGGCTATTGACAAGCGTTGCGCAGGCCGCAACCAAACTTTGATGTTCTCCGCAACTTTTGCGCCAAAGATTATGTCTTTAGCAAACGAGTTGACTACAGATGCCAAGCGTATTGAACTTGCTCACGCAGGTGAAAAGCACGCCAACATTGAACAGAAGTTACATTGGGCTGACAGCATGTCACACAAGCATAAATTGCTCGAGCACATTTTGGCTGATGCCGATTTGGATCAAGCAGTTGTGTTTGCAAGCACTCAAGTTGAGAGCGAAAAAATTGCTGACACATTGCGTGCCAATGGCTATGAAGCCACTGCCCTACATGGTGCAATGCCTCAAGCTGTGCGTATGCGCCGTCTCGAGTCTTTACGTAAAGGTCACACCAAGATTTTGGTTGCAACTGACGTAGCGGCTCGTGGTATCGATGTGCCACGTATTAGTCACGTGATTAACTTTGGCTTGCCAATGAAACCAGAAGACTATACACATCGCATCGGTCGTACAGGTCGTGCAGGTCGTAATGGTGTTGCTATCACTTTGGTTGAACATCGTGATCGCGCGAAGATCCGCAATATCGAACGCTTCACACAGCAAGATATCGTTGCTTCAGTCATTGCCGGTCTTGAGCCACAAGCCAAGCCAAGCTTTGGTGGTGGCGGTGGCGGCAATCGCTCTGGTGGCGGTCGCTCTGGTGGCGGCTTCGGCGGTGGCAATCGCTCTGGCGGTGGCGGTGGTGGCCGTTATGGCTCAGGTGCTCGCTCAGAGTCTCGCTCTGGCGGCGGCTTCGGTGGCGGTAATGCTGGCGGCGGTCGTTCAGGTGATTCACGTCCAGCGCGCTCTGCTGACTCACGTCCTGCGCGTTCTGCTGACTCACGTCCGGCACGCTCTGGTGACTCACGTCCAGCAGGTGGCCCGCGTTTTGCTAAACCAAAGGCTGGCGGTCAACGTCGTAGCTTTAGCGGTAGCTAAAAATGATTCACCGTAATCGTCTCCGTTCTGCATGGAATCGAGTCGGTTCCGGTGAAATCCATCGGGCGCCACGCGAGTGGCAACCTTGGCTAAGCGATACCGGGTCTCTCACCCAAAAAATTGAGAACGCAATTGGGCAAAAGCTAGAAGTTCAGGTTTTGCGCGACTGTCCTCAATCACTTAATAGCGACGAAAGTCGCTATTTTCATTTCAAGCTCAGACGCTGCAGAGTACGTGAAGTACTGCTCTGCTCAAATGGCATTCCTTTAGTAATGGCGCACAGCGTCATTCCAACACTCAGTTCCAGCGGCAGCAATCATCAGGTCTTGCGCTTAGGTACTAAGCCTTTGGGCGCAGTCTTGTTTAGCAAAACTCGCAAACACTCCAAGGCAAAGCCACCGCGCGATATTGCACGTCTAGATAAAAGCAGTGAATTGTGGAAAAAATACTCTAAGCACTTTGCTGACTTGAGTTCACCCTTATGGGCAAGACGCACCCTCTATCGCTTAAAGGGTCATCCCATCTTGGTTAATGAGATTTTCTTGCCTGCCTTACTACAGACCGCAAAGCGTTAGTCATTCGCTTTTACTTTTAGATTGTCAGCCAAGCTAAAGTTGACTTGATTAAGGCTTCATCGCCTGGCTCACTCGTAAAGACTTCACCAAACCCAATCATTTCGGCCGCATCCGCAATATTGTGATGCGGACATAGCGCGCTGGCGACATTGAGATTTTGCGTGAATTGGTCTTTCATAACTTCGCCAAGATAGCGAACAGCTTCAGATGAAGTAAGTAACCAAAGTGATTTACTCAAATCCATTTCTCGCACAAGTTGCCAAGACGGATTATCAATATCCAAAGGTACGCGCGTGTAGGTTGAAATAGCTTCCACAGTTGCCCCTGCCTTTTTCAAAGTGTCAGCCAGCCAATCACGGCCACCCTCACCTTTAAAGATCACTACTTTTTTACCCTGCCAATTCCATTTCAGGGATTGAAGCTCTTTCCACAAACCTTCGGAGTCCCAGTTTTCGTTATTTCCTGGGATGATGATGGGGGTGGGATTATCTTCCGATCCGACACCATGATTTTTCAGGGCAAGATGACTGCTGCCACCCATCACTCCAATCGGAATAATCTTCTTAGAAAAATCTTGCCAATCTCGCTCCAATAAACGCATCACACTCTCGATGGCATTAGGACTTACAAAGATGGCAAGATCTGCGTCACTCAGGGTGGTAGCGATATGGTCAGCTAAATGCCCATCCGACTTCGGAACAATCGTTAGCAAAGGCAGAGAGAGTATTTCTGGAAGACTGCGCTTTCCGACGCCGCTTGCCTCGATTGCCCTGGTGAGCACTTCAATCAATTGACGAGCCTGACCACTAGGTCTCGTGACAATGATAGTTTTAGTGCTCATACTGAATGGCTGCTTTTTCTCTATTTTTTATGTGTTACTTAGAAATTGTAGGAATTAAATCTGCGGCGCCTTGTGACAGTAAGTCCTTTGCCACTGCAAGGCCCAAGGCCTCCGCATCTTCAACTGACTTCACTTGAGCGCTACCATTAGCCAAGCAAATTGCTTGGCCATCAACACTCGCTACAAAAGAGCGAATGTTCATTTGGTTCTGATCCCATACTGCGTGCGCAGCCAGCGGCACTTCACATGACCCGCCTAATTGGCGAG
This is a stretch of genomic DNA from Polynucleobacter sp. JS-JIR-II-b4. It encodes these proteins:
- the ald gene encoding alanine dehydrogenase; amino-acid sequence: MIIGVPQEVKNNEFRVGLTPGNVSGLCKQGHSVLIQRGAGEQIGLTDESYRLAGASLVNSAAEVFHRAEMIVKVKEPQAQECAMLREDQILFTYLHLAPDPRQTKALLQSGATCIAYETVTAMNGALPLLAPMSEVAGRMSIQAAASHLEKTNGGLGVLMAGVPGVSPAKIVILGGGVVGRNALQMAVGMGADVCIFDRDIDRLRQIDMFYGNRVRTFYSDSLLIEQEVCEADVVIGAVLLPGAAAPKLVTREMIKTMKPGSVVVDVAIDQGGCFETSKPTTHADPTFLVDGVLHYCVANMPGAVARTSTFALTNATYPFVEALANRGVMKALSIDHHLRNGLNVHKGVLTSKPVAMAQGLDYALAEELLVA
- a CDS encoding amino acid permease — encoded protein: MQTEHNGLKRHLKVRHIRLMALGSTIGVGLFLGSASAIQIAGPSILLGYLLAGIVAFIVLRTLGEMAVHEPVAGSFAAYANTYVGPLAGYMVGWGYWTYWIVVGIAEVTAVGIYMGIWFPETPQWIWALSSIVMMGLINLIAVKVFGEFEFWFALIKVVAIVAMIALGGSVILFGFTNDWQPIGLSNLWQHGGFFPNGISGMLLSLQMVLFAYVGIEMIGLSAGEAENPQKTIPMAIDSLAWRILIFYMGAILVILAIFPWNQVGQQGSPFVVMFERLGLREAAGLINFVVITAALSSCNAGIFSGGRLLYSLSSNGYAPRSFSKLSRYGVPHRAVMTTVGVCMSGVVLNYFVPDKAFQYMMAAVTFIGLMVWIAILFTQIKFRRSLSKSQVAELGYRAPWWPYSSWFALAFIALVVVLMGFHEDARIALIVGPCLLGVYLAMFYVVGLHRKTANQRDFK
- a CDS encoding ThiF family adenylyltransferase, with protein sequence MAEDKVEGSLENRRFGGVSRLYGPELRERFLNATVVVAGLGGVGSWAAEALARTGVGHLVIIDFDHISESNTNRQLHAIEGQFGKAKVEAMKERILQINPEINLTACDEFLEPENLDRLIPENALVLDATDSVQTKIALSVWAVKNNRALVMCGAAGGKSDPTSVRCEDLSRTEQDALLAKVRQGLRQDHGFSRNLKKKIGIRAIYSHEPRAGASSGGLACSGYGSTVMVTAACGLAAAAEILNLISAQ
- the pdxH gene encoding pyridoxamine 5'-phosphate oxidase, with product MDSIAQLRKNYTFGQLSETEVPQDPLQLFKLWFDQAVKAECPEPNSMTLATANQAGNPSARIVLLKGADQNGFTFFTNYESQKGKDLAIRPQAALLFHWHELERQVRIQGAVERVSAAESDEYFHSRPAPSRIGAWASPQSTAIPNREFLEEAEKRFKTEFGDTPPRPENWGGYRLRPTEIEFWQGRPSRLHDRMHYKLEGANWRVNRLAP
- the msrA gene encoding peptide-methionine (S)-S-oxide reductase MsrA, which encodes METNLDKKEPLLERATLGGGCFWCLEAVYQQISGVRSVVSGYAGGARPNPTYEAVCTGVSGHAEIVDILFDPQIVSFRDLLEIFFVIHDPTTLNYQGNDHGTQYRSVIFTHSEGQFKIAHEVVQELEDSKIYANPVVTQIDSAPTIYPAEDYHQNYFQQHPNQGYCMAVVAPKLAKFRAKFKSLIAPQYS
- a CDS encoding coniferyl aldehyde dehydrogenase; its protein translation is MNRFTIQLDEMRAAYAAEPNPTLEVRLDRIARIEKMIEANEEKICKALEADFGVRHPVETRLAECQMIYQACKYTRKHLKEWLKPEQREVPTHMGASQAWVQSQSLGVVGILSPWNYPVQLALIPAIAAFAAGNRVWLKPSERSSRTSGFVASLIQEYFHPSEFCVTTGGPEVAEQFSALPFNHLFFTGSGTIGKKVMRAAAENLTPVTLELGGTTPVIIDKSAKLKDAAASIAYGKLLNGGQTCIAPDYVLLEPSIQEEFIQELQTAAQTQFSNPEELTGPIDERQLEYWQHLVSDALDRGAKVIPLLNNPCAGARPFEPIALINVPPEARILHEEIFGPILPIVTVADTSAAIAYVNNKPNPLALYWFGKDKKNMKRVLNETCSGGVTINDALLHITIEDLPFGGVGASGMGSYHGKAGFNTFSHQKSILEVRGFFGLNLFKGTKTARPPYGKMTEWLLRYLK
- a CDS encoding DEAD/DEAH box helicase, producing the protein MTFSKETNHESKDSKSTGTEFQNFALAASLLKNVAELGYTQATSVQAQVIPAALAGGDLLVSSQTGSGKTAAFLLPLINQLIEDNPNNSPVPGRAQPKVLVLCPTRELAQQVSADAVNLVRGMKGIRIATVMGGMPYGKQIQALKGALLVVATPGRLLDLCDSKAIRLDDVKQLVIDEADRMLDMGFADDLEAIDKRCAGRNQTLMFSATFAPKIMSLANELTTDAKRIELAHAGEKHANIEQKLHWADSMSHKHKLLEHILADADLDQAVVFASTQVESEKIADTLRANGYEATALHGAMPQAVRMRRLESLRKGHTKILVATDVAARGIDVPRISHVINFGLPMKPEDYTHRIGRTGRAGRNGVAITLVEHRDRAKIRNIERFTQQDIVASVIAGLEPQAKPSFGGGGGGNRSGGGRSGGGFGGGNRSGGGGGGRYGSGARSESRSGGGFGGGNAGGGRSGDSRPARSADSRPARSADSRPARSGDSRPAGGPRFAKPKAGGQRRSFSGS
- a CDS encoding chorismate lyase, with the protein product MIHRNRLRSAWNRVGSGEIHRAPREWQPWLSDTGSLTQKIENAIGQKLEVQVLRDCPQSLNSDESRYFHFKLRRCRVREVLLCSNGIPLVMAHSVIPTLSSSGSNHQVLRLGTKPLGAVLFSKTRKHSKAKPPRDIARLDKSSELWKKYSKHFADLSSPLWARRTLYRLKGHPILVNEIFLPALLQTAKR
- a CDS encoding uroporphyrinogen-III synthase, which gives rise to MSTKTIIVTRPSGQARQLIEVLTRAIEASGVGKRSLPEILSLPLLTIVPKSDGHLADHIATTLSDADLAIFVSPNAIESVMRLLERDWQDFSKKIIPIGVMGGSSHLALKNHGVGSEDNPTPIIIPGNNENWDSEGLWKELQSLKWNWQGKKVVIFKGEGGRDWLADTLKKAGATVEAISTYTRVPLDIDNPSWQLVREMDLSKSLWLLTSSEAVRYLGEVMKDQFTQNLNVASALCPHHNIADAAEMIGFGEVFTSEPGDEALIKSTLAWLTI